In Oncorhynchus keta strain PuntledgeMale-10-30-2019 chromosome 19, Oket_V2, whole genome shotgun sequence, a single genomic region encodes these proteins:
- the LOC118398561 gene encoding E3 ubiquitin-protein ligase rnf146-like, with translation MASCGEVDHSVDSVSSSKVEDGGDAFTGDSPSSPTPSANPVPECAICLQTCVHPVRLPCRHVFCFLCVKGASWHSKRCALCRQEVPEDFLEHPTLLSPEELKAAAAGGRGGTGSGSAGGDHAWYYEGRNGWWQYDERTSRELEDAFAKGRKSAEMLIAGFLYVADLENMVQYRRNEHGRRRRMKRDVVDIPKKGVAGLRLDPDPTPPVVAVAAVPVTAATVERPSSADGEDMTGRSQAGGLGVVIPAPPVRPPTVLGAHPATSVSISLEDSLSQLLISQPEGEEEENEEVASRISQVYESASGSSEDEDGGGDEVGRGWGRERGGREVGSRRRPRHRLLQRRLREVQPDRLPPGGGSSSGGLSVRSRSPDGQCTVTEV, from the coding sequence ATGGCGAGCTGTGGTGAGGTGGACCACTCAGTGGACTCTGTGTCCTCCTCAAAGGTAGAAGATGGAGGGGACGCCTTCACTGGTGACTCCCCCAGCTCACCTACCCCCTCGGCAAACCCTGTGCCGGAATGTGCCATCTGCCTCCAGACCTGTGTCCACCCGGTTCGCCTGCCCTGCCGCCACGTTTTCTGTTTCCTGTGCGTCAAAGGAGCCTCCTGGCACAGCAAGCGCTGCGCTCTTTGCCGACAGGAAGTACCTGAGGACTTCCTGGAGCATCCCACTCTGCTGTCCCCAGAGGAGCTGAAGGCAGCAGCCgcaggaggacgaggaggaaccGGGTCAGGGAGCGCTGGAGGAGACCATGCATGGTACTACGAGGGGAGGAACGGCTGGTGGCAGTATGACGAGAGGACCAGCCGTGAGCTGGAGGACGCTTTCGCCAAGGGCAGGAAGAGCGCTGAGATGCTGATTGCTGGCTTCCTGTACGTGGCTGACCTGGAGAACATGGTGCAGTATCGCCGCAACGAGCACGGTCGCCGCCGACGCATGAAGCGTGATGTGGTCGACATTCCCAAAAAGGGCGTGGCCGGACTCAGACTGGACCCTGACCCCACCCCGCCAGTTGTTGCCGTGGCAGCTGTTCCGGTCACAGCGGCAACAGTGGAACGGCCAAGCTCTGCTGATGGGGAGGATATGACTGGACGGTCGCAGGCGGGGGGCTTAGGGGTTGTCATCCCGGCTCCTCCAGTCAGACCCCCCACAGTCCTGGGTGCCCACCCTGCCACCTCAGTCTCCATCTCCCTTGAAGACTCTCTGTCCCAGCTCCTCATCAGCCAaccagagggggaggaagaggagaatgaaGAGGTAGCTTCAAGAATAAGCCAGGTGTACGAGTCAGCATCTGGTAGCAGTGAGGATgaggatggtggtggtgatgaagtAGGGCGGGGGTGGGGTAGGGAGAGGGGGGGACGGGAAGTTGGGTCTCGACGGAGGCCCAGACATAGACTCCTACAGCGCCGGCTCAGAGAGGTCCAGCCTGACAGACTGCCACCTGGAGGTGGGTCCTCCAGCGGAGGCCTCAGTGTGCGCTCACGCAGCCCTGACGGTCAATGCACTGTCACTGAGGTGTGA